One segment of Anatilimnocola aggregata DNA contains the following:
- a CDS encoding dipeptidase: MLAAHASRRDFLRAAVVVAAANLTCNLVIAQESAKRERKKVVLTDEGRRVHAAGFVFDGHNDLPWEMRKEASSSFDKRDIAQPQPKMHTDIARLKQGNVGAQFWSVYVPAETAQAGTALQQTMEQIDLVEAMIKRYPETFAAAVTVADIEAARKAGKIASLIGVEGGHCIEDSLENLRRLKKRGAGYLTLTHSDTLQWADAATDTAKHEGLTPFGEEVVRELNKLGMLVDLSHVSDATMRDALRVSKAPVIYSHSSARSIANHPRNVPDDVLKLVKANGGVVMVNFFSGFVVPESAEILSNMFAVSRELRAKFPNEADYTRESVRWEKRNPYPVGDIHDVVDHIEHIAKVACKESVGLGSDYDGISKCPMQLEDVSTYPLITQELLNRGWQPAEIHGLMSGNVLRVMKKAEEVAAAMTQE, encoded by the coding sequence ATGCTTGCCGCTCATGCTTCACGTCGCGATTTTCTCCGTGCCGCAGTAGTCGTCGCCGCTGCGAACTTGACGTGCAATCTCGTGATTGCCCAAGAATCCGCAAAGCGCGAGCGCAAAAAAGTCGTCCTGACCGACGAAGGTCGACGGGTGCATGCGGCGGGCTTTGTGTTTGATGGGCACAACGATCTGCCGTGGGAAATGCGGAAGGAGGCGAGCAGTTCGTTCGATAAACGGGACATCGCCCAGCCGCAGCCCAAGATGCACACCGATATCGCGCGGCTGAAACAAGGGAACGTCGGGGCCCAGTTTTGGAGCGTCTATGTCCCTGCGGAAACGGCGCAGGCGGGGACGGCGCTGCAGCAGACGATGGAACAGATCGATCTCGTCGAGGCGATGATTAAGCGCTATCCGGAAACATTCGCCGCAGCTGTGACCGTCGCCGATATCGAGGCCGCGCGCAAGGCAGGCAAGATCGCGTCGCTCATCGGAGTGGAAGGTGGCCATTGCATCGAGGACTCGCTCGAGAACCTGCGGCGTTTGAAAAAGCGTGGCGCAGGCTACCTGACACTCACCCATAGCGACACACTTCAATGGGCCGATGCGGCGACCGACACGGCCAAGCACGAAGGGCTGACGCCATTTGGCGAAGAAGTCGTACGCGAATTGAACAAGCTGGGCATGCTGGTCGATCTGTCGCACGTCAGCGATGCCACCATGCGCGACGCGCTGCGAGTGTCGAAGGCACCGGTCATTTATTCCCATTCGTCGGCCCGCTCAATCGCCAACCATCCGCGCAATGTGCCCGACGATGTACTCAAACTGGTGAAAGCGAACGGCGGCGTGGTGATGGTCAATTTCTTCTCAGGCTTTGTCGTCCCCGAATCGGCTGAGATTCTGTCGAACATGTTTGCCGTCTCGCGCGAACTGCGGGCGAAGTTTCCCAATGAGGCCGACTACACGCGCGAGAGCGTACGCTGGGAAAAGCGCAATCCGTACCCGGTCGGCGATATTCATGACGTGGTGGATCACATCGAACATATCGCCAAAGTCGCTTGCAAAGAGTCCGTCGGGCTCGGCTCCGATTACGACGGCATCAGCAAGTGCCCGATGCAGCTTGAAGATGTTTCGACCTATCCGCTGATCACCCAGGAGTTGCTCAATCGCGGCTGGCAGCCCGCCGAGATTCACGGCCTAATGAGCGGCAATGTCCTTCGCGTGATGAAGAAGGCTGAGGAAGTTGCCGCCGCGATGACTCAAGAATAG
- a CDS encoding cysteine desulfurase family protein: MLPTPIYMDNHATTRVDPRVVDAMLPYFTSVYGNAGSTSHSFGWEAKAATDDARSRIAAAIGASEREIVFTSGATESNNLAIRGVTDRARRRGNHIVSVTTEHKAVLDPLKKLARKGFEITLLPVEQVGSPGAGRINLETFRAALRDDTCLVSVMLANNEIGVIQPIEALGAICRECGIPFHCDATQGVGKLPVDVVALNVDLMSFTAHKVYGPKGIGALYVKRGTRLESQIDGGGQENGLRSGTLPVASVVGFASALDLCLAEQPNESHRLQHLRKRLFQALQRELPDVVLNGPEWNTSEEIRLPGNLNCAFPYVQGEALMMSMRDVAVSSGSACTSANPEPSHVLRAIGQTEDLTLASLRFGLGRFNTTEEIDFAAQLVIDNVRRLRALSSMA, translated from the coding sequence ATGCTGCCGACACCGATTTACATGGACAATCATGCGACCACGCGCGTCGACCCCCGTGTGGTCGACGCGATGCTGCCGTACTTCACCAGCGTGTATGGCAATGCGGGGAGCACCAGCCACAGCTTCGGCTGGGAAGCGAAAGCAGCCACCGATGATGCCCGCAGTCGCATTGCCGCAGCCATCGGGGCGAGCGAGCGCGAGATTGTCTTCACCAGCGGCGCGACCGAAAGCAACAACCTGGCGATTCGCGGCGTGACCGACCGGGCTCGCCGACGCGGCAATCACATCGTCAGTGTAACGACCGAGCACAAAGCGGTCCTCGATCCGCTGAAGAAGCTGGCTCGCAAGGGCTTTGAAATCACTTTGTTGCCGGTCGAGCAAGTCGGCAGTCCGGGTGCTGGGCGCATCAATCTCGAAACGTTTCGGGCTGCTCTGCGTGACGACACTTGCCTCGTCAGCGTGATGTTGGCGAACAACGAGATTGGCGTCATTCAGCCCATCGAAGCGCTTGGCGCGATCTGCCGCGAGTGCGGGATTCCCTTTCATTGCGACGCGACGCAGGGGGTGGGCAAGTTGCCCGTGGATGTTGTGGCGCTGAATGTCGACCTGATGTCTTTCACAGCCCACAAGGTCTACGGACCCAAGGGAATTGGAGCCCTCTACGTCAAACGTGGTACGCGGCTGGAATCGCAAATCGATGGCGGCGGACAAGAGAATGGCCTCCGCAGTGGCACGTTGCCGGTGGCGAGTGTCGTGGGATTTGCGTCGGCCCTCGACCTGTGTCTGGCTGAACAGCCGAATGAATCACATCGTTTGCAGCACCTGCGCAAACGGCTTTTTCAAGCACTGCAGCGTGAACTTCCCGATGTCGTGCTGAATGGCCCCGAGTGGAACACCAGCGAAGAGATTCGTCTTCCTGGCAACCTCAACTGCGCCTTTCCCTATGTCCAAGGGGAAGCCCTGATGATGAGCATGCGCGACGTTGCCGTTTCGAGCGGCAGCGCTTGCACCTCGGCCAATCCGGAACCAAGTCACGTGTTGCGAGCCATTGGTCAGACCGAAGACCTCACGCTGGCCAGCCTGCGGTTCGGCCTGGGTCGCTTCAACACCACAGAAGAAATCGATTTCGCCGCGCAGCTTGTCATCGACAACGTTCGTCGACTGCGGGCCTTGAGCAGCATGGCGTAA
- a CDS encoding PAAR domain-containing protein: protein MGMPCARVTDMHVCPMVTVLVPHVGGPILPPGGIPTLVGGMPPARVGDMCVCVGPPDVIVLGSFITFFSGMPAARMGDLTAHGGTIVLGHPTTLIG from the coding sequence ATGGGAATGCCCTGTGCCCGCGTTACCGACATGCACGTCTGCCCGATGGTGACGGTGCTGGTGCCTCACGTCGGCGGCCCCATTTTGCCCCCCGGCGGCATCCCCACGCTGGTTGGCGGCATGCCCCCGGCAAGAGTTGGCGATATGTGCGTTTGCGTCGGCCCGCCCGATGTCATCGTGCTTGGCTCGTTCATTACTTTCTTCAGCGGTATGCCCGCTGCCCGCATGGGAGACTTGACTGCCCATGGCGGTACCATCGTCCTCGGCCATCCAACCACGCTGATCGGCTAA
- a CDS encoding FHA domain-containing protein, which produces MRAFLQVIKGPGLGRKITLREGQLLYVGRTDQADVSCPENPEMSSVHFTIRWLGSECQFKDLNSANGSFRNGERIAETLVYDGDEIKTGQATFRVFMGDAAEGDTTRPEIPAMQLAPPLFDTKKEMLLVPAKAPGSGIAPSEHKTHSHAPHSQAAAATPAPSAPTASSVAGSIGLLIPVSTDVAAIAPIEDDNKKLASPSQSTPQFATLLANQEKFLDAIRVLAFGMGKLSAIEWSLRCVQTALGDGLSKVDARALEIVQRWLGEPGEDLRRAAYAAAQEAEHATPASWVAMAVFWSEGSMGPPPPAPVVPPGPTQCAHAATGAILLAAVARQPEKAPDRYREFVRIGLELVGGAK; this is translated from the coding sequence ATGCGTGCATTTTTGCAAGTGATCAAAGGTCCTGGCTTGGGGCGCAAGATTACCCTGCGTGAAGGGCAGTTGCTTTACGTCGGACGGACCGATCAGGCAGATGTCAGCTGCCCGGAGAATCCGGAGATGAGCAGCGTGCACTTCACCATCCGTTGGCTGGGTAGCGAGTGCCAATTCAAAGACCTGAACTCGGCAAACGGCAGCTTTCGCAACGGCGAACGGATCGCTGAAACGTTGGTCTATGACGGCGACGAGATAAAGACTGGGCAAGCTACGTTTCGCGTCTTCATGGGAGATGCTGCCGAAGGGGATACGACCCGCCCCGAGATTCCGGCGATGCAACTGGCACCGCCCCTGTTCGATACTAAAAAAGAAATGCTCTTAGTGCCGGCCAAGGCACCCGGTTCCGGCATTGCTCCGTCGGAACACAAGACGCATAGCCACGCGCCCCATTCGCAGGCTGCGGCTGCAACGCCAGCCCCGTCTGCACCAACAGCGAGCTCGGTGGCCGGTAGCATTGGGCTGCTGATCCCGGTCTCGACCGATGTTGCCGCCATCGCGCCGATTGAAGACGACAACAAAAAGCTCGCTTCGCCCAGCCAAAGCACGCCGCAGTTCGCGACCCTCCTGGCAAATCAAGAAAAATTCCTCGACGCCATTCGCGTCCTCGCCTTCGGCATGGGCAAACTCTCGGCGATCGAGTGGTCGCTGCGGTGCGTGCAGACGGCGCTCGGCGATGGCTTGTCGAAAGTCGATGCCCGCGCGCTGGAGATCGTTCAACGCTGGCTAGGCGAACCGGGCGAAGATCTGCGCCGGGCTGCCTACGCCGCAGCTCAGGAGGCGGAACACGCAACCCCCGCCAGTTGGGTGGCGATGGCTGTGTTTTGGAGCGAAGGGAGCATGGGACCGCCGCCTCCAGCACCTGTGGTGCCGCCGGGACCGACGCAGTGTGCCCACGCCGCCACCGGGGCCATTCTGCTCGCCGCGGTCGCGCGCCAGCCTGAGAAGGCTCCGGATCGCTATCGCGAGTTTGTTCGCATTGGTCTAGAACTGGTGGGAGGCGCGAAATAA
- a CDS encoding zinc ribbon domain-containing protein: MIIWGQYEREKPEDSGRFTCPRCGPHQTFTLVRTRNYSHIYFIPIGSRVIGERVECDSCRTAFSVAVLGGDTLAVPSAFEAGLDHSTSLSGTYGNVVELLPAAVEEIKARHAKSGFSHDVVVRVDPVRSSARLVTVTFDEAVADGQDWIGQSCGIPIIVDRRVAPELQGSKIAYQDGQFVRT, encoded by the coding sequence ATGATCATTTGGGGCCAATACGAACGTGAGAAACCCGAAGATTCGGGACGATTCACTTGTCCGCGATGTGGTCCACATCAGACCTTTACTTTGGTCCGCACGCGGAACTATTCGCATATCTATTTCATCCCCATTGGCTCGCGCGTAATCGGCGAACGGGTTGAATGTGACAGCTGCCGGACTGCGTTCTCCGTCGCCGTCCTAGGTGGAGACACGCTGGCCGTGCCGAGCGCCTTTGAAGCGGGCCTCGATCATTCGACCTCCTTGTCCGGCACCTATGGCAATGTCGTCGAGTTGTTGCCCGCGGCCGTTGAAGAAATCAAAGCTCGGCATGCGAAATCAGGATTCAGTCACGATGTTGTTGTTCGCGTCGATCCGGTTCGGTCATCAGCCCGCCTGGTCACGGTGACCTTCGACGAGGCAGTCGCCGATGGCCAAGATTGGATTGGTCAATCGTGCGGCATCCCGATCATTGTGGATCGGCGGGTTGCCCCGGAACTTCAAGGAAGCAAGATCGCCTATCAAGACGGCCAGTTTGTACGGACTTAG
- a CDS encoding S8 family peptidase, giving the protein MISNSIGNQLSVTGTAQVIVVLKPSTAASMVKPSLGLASAFPVRESRGAMAAPEATMLQLASCFRISETSQASAMATSGPRGLLATAGGKWYEGARSAASHTPAARIFPNLGVMLGSVDQTGLASLQNNNEVKDVMLAPKFSLIRPVERKPAPPTGAAAGNTVTWGVKRLKADKLHASGITGKGIIVGHLDTGIDGSHPALKKAIHAFAEFDLFGFEVSPTPTAHDTGDHGTHTAGTIAGRASGGQAIGVAPEALLASAIVIEGGEVIARILAGMDWAIGQGSRILNMSLGLRGFSDDFLPLTQLLREKGVLPVFAVGNEGAGTSRSPGNYDEALSVGAMDDRDGVADFSSSQRFSRWSVPDMVAPGVDTLSAQPGGGFQLMSGSSMATPHVAGLAALLLEAVPSATVDQLEQAIFDSCQQLTTEPIARQNRGVPDAVAALAALRLATGSAAPAPAAPPAAVIKKATKKKAKKVAKGTAKPASKKAAKPKKPVVKKKVKKKVKKAVKTKVKK; this is encoded by the coding sequence ATGATTAGCAACTCGATCGGGAATCAACTCTCCGTTACTGGCACGGCACAAGTTATTGTGGTGCTAAAGCCATCTACGGCGGCAAGCATGGTGAAGCCGAGCCTTGGGTTGGCATCGGCATTTCCGGTGCGAGAATCACGCGGTGCGATGGCCGCACCAGAAGCCACCATGCTGCAGTTGGCGTCCTGCTTTCGCATTTCAGAAACCTCTCAGGCGTCGGCAATGGCCACTTCGGGACCGCGGGGCTTGCTCGCGACTGCCGGCGGCAAGTGGTACGAAGGGGCGCGATCGGCGGCCTCGCACACTCCGGCAGCGCGCATTTTTCCCAACTTGGGCGTGATGCTCGGCAGTGTCGATCAAACCGGTCTGGCGTCATTGCAGAACAACAACGAAGTCAAAGATGTGATGTTGGCGCCCAAGTTCAGTTTGATTCGCCCCGTCGAAAGGAAGCCAGCTCCGCCTACTGGCGCGGCAGCGGGCAATACTGTTACCTGGGGCGTGAAGCGGCTCAAGGCGGACAAACTACATGCCAGTGGGATCACGGGTAAAGGAATCATCGTTGGCCATCTCGATACGGGGATTGATGGGAGTCATCCAGCGCTCAAGAAGGCAATTCACGCCTTTGCCGAATTCGACCTCTTTGGTTTTGAAGTTTCGCCCACGCCAACGGCCCACGACACGGGCGATCACGGCACGCACACCGCGGGGACCATCGCCGGCCGCGCCAGTGGCGGCCAGGCGATTGGCGTTGCTCCTGAAGCGCTGCTCGCCAGTGCGATTGTGATCGAAGGGGGCGAAGTCATTGCCCGCATTCTGGCCGGCATGGACTGGGCAATCGGACAAGGAAGCCGGATTTTGAACATGTCCCTGGGCCTGCGCGGCTTTTCTGACGACTTCCTTCCCCTCACTCAACTTTTGCGCGAGAAGGGAGTGCTGCCGGTCTTTGCGGTGGGCAATGAAGGAGCTGGAACAAGTCGATCTCCCGGAAACTATGACGAAGCACTGAGCGTGGGAGCGATGGACGATCGGGATGGCGTGGCCGATTTTTCTTCGAGTCAGCGTTTCAGCCGCTGGAGCGTTCCCGATATGGTGGCTCCAGGTGTCGACACCCTTTCCGCTCAGCCTGGCGGCGGCTTTCAACTGATGTCGGGTTCTTCGATGGCTACGCCACATGTGGCGGGGCTCGCGGCCCTACTGTTGGAAGCAGTACCTAGCGCGACGGTCGATCAATTGGAGCAAGCCATTTTCGACTCGTGCCAGCAACTGACCACCGAACCGATCGCTCGCCAGAACCGTGGCGTTCCCGATGCGGTCGCGGCCCTGGCTGCCCTCCGACTAGCGACTGGCAGCGCCGCGCCAGCACCTGCGGCTCCACCGGCAGCGGTCATCAAGAAGGCAACTAAGAAAAAGGCGAAGAAGGTTGCGAAGGGAACTGCTAAACCGGCGTCAAAAAAAGCTGCTAAACCGAAGAAGCCCGTTGTGAAAAAGAAAGTGAAAAAGAAAGTGAAGAAGGCAGTGAAGACAAAAGTGAAAAAGTAA
- the fhcD gene encoding formylmethanofuran--tetrahydromethanopterin N-formyltransferase, whose protein sequence is MQLGPTLIDDTFAEAFGMRYCRLIVTAADGYWLDAAVREFSGYSASVIACDAEIGIERRLSPAESPDGRVGVSLLVFGFSTDALAKAIPNRTGQCLMTCPSTAVFNGLPHSETKIPLGKHLRYFGDGYQKGKLISTRRYWRIPVMDGEFIVEDVLGVERGVAGGNIILQAREQSVALAAARRAAEAVHAMPGVIAPFPGGVARSGSKVGSRYKGLKASTADAYCPTLRGRVLCNLHPETNCAYEIVIDGETESAVGQAMVAAMQAAAGEGIVAITAGNYGGKLGKFHFHLHKLLS, encoded by the coding sequence GTGCAGCTGGGACCAACCCTGATCGACGACACTTTTGCCGAAGCCTTTGGCATGCGGTATTGCCGTCTGATTGTGACCGCTGCTGATGGCTACTGGCTCGATGCGGCAGTCCGCGAGTTCTCCGGATACAGTGCCTCCGTCATTGCCTGCGATGCCGAGATTGGCATCGAGCGCCGCCTCTCGCCTGCGGAAAGTCCCGACGGTCGAGTCGGCGTTAGCCTGCTGGTGTTTGGCTTCTCGACCGATGCGCTGGCCAAAGCCATACCGAACCGCACCGGCCAATGTTTGATGACATGTCCCTCGACGGCCGTTTTCAATGGGTTGCCCCATAGCGAGACAAAAATTCCACTTGGTAAGCACTTGCGTTACTTCGGCGATGGCTACCAAAAGGGCAAACTGATCAGCACGCGGCGCTATTGGCGCATTCCGGTGATGGACGGCGAGTTCATTGTCGAAGATGTCCTGGGCGTGGAGCGCGGCGTGGCCGGCGGCAACATCATTCTGCAAGCGCGCGAACAAAGCGTGGCCCTGGCAGCAGCCCGACGGGCGGCGGAAGCGGTACACGCCATGCCTGGTGTCATTGCCCCATTCCCTGGCGGCGTCGCACGTTCCGGCAGCAAAGTCGGTTCTCGCTACAAAGGATTAAAAGCGTCAACCGCCGATGCCTATTGCCCGACGCTGCGGGGGCGAGTCCTGTGCAATCTTCACCCCGAGACAAACTGCGCGTACGAAATCGTGATCGACGGCGAAACCGAATCCGCCGTGGGGCAGGCAATGGTCGCCGCCATGCAGGCCGCGGCCGGTGAGGGGATCGTCGCCATTACTGCCGGCAACTACGGGGGCAAGCTCGGGAAGTTCCATTTTCACCTGCACAAGCTCCTAAGTTGA
- a CDS encoding redoxin domain-containing protein — translation MPSLVCRSTVGILALFFTLGLAQPGLKAAESATQATNFSLQDFRGKAHSLADVKDQKVIVLAFLGCECPLAGQYAQTLQKLATKHAADGVTVWGIFSNQQDSLAEVAQFAKTLRIEFPLLKDPGNVIADQFQATRTPEIVVLDGKHVVRYHGRIDDQFTYGKQRPKAEHDYLGDAITAILAGQEPKIKTADPVGCLIGRKLKADESAPVTYTGHVAKILNKNCVHCHRPGEIGPFSMTSYEETVGWAEMIAEVVEDGRMPPWHANPAHGKFRNDTRLSAEDKQTIEDWVSYGAPQGDPKLLPAAPKFVEGWQIGEPDLVIHMADKPFNVPATGEVRYQYFVVDPGFTEDKWVKAAECRPGNRAVVHHIILGLQQGNGRGRQVGDVHSEWLTATAPGARPLVLTDGHAKLIPAGSRLVFQMHYTPNGTPQTDRSSLGLIFIDPSEVKHQVGTDQATNRGLRIPPGDANYQVDAIHAFSRDTNLLAFFPHMHLRGKAFRYTAVYPDGKEEILLDIPRYDFAWQNAYELAEPKLMPQGSRLRCEATFDNSTENLANPDPKSTVRWGDQTWEEMMIGYFDATPAEVKPIKISISRLKEFEALAAKQQAKLTPELRTLAKDALTSDAKLAAFGLELRKVVPQLDRICWTTVEGDKLNIACVAQEEGIRKIVGGSGRKLPASFTTVATYADKTDPIVHEKLAAAKGVDLQFMARTFGSSVHFPRKSDDATGSLNFWSTESAAFPPAAVEVLKEAADLLKK, via the coding sequence ATGCCATCACTCGTTTGCCGCTCGACTGTGGGGATTTTGGCTCTGTTCTTCACACTTGGTCTGGCTCAACCGGGGCTAAAGGCTGCTGAGTCTGCTACCCAGGCCACTAACTTCTCGCTGCAAGATTTTCGCGGCAAAGCCCATTCGCTGGCGGATGTGAAGGACCAAAAGGTCATTGTGCTGGCGTTCCTCGGTTGCGAGTGTCCGTTGGCCGGGCAATATGCACAAACGTTGCAAAAGCTGGCAACGAAGCACGCAGCTGACGGGGTGACTGTGTGGGGCATTTTTTCCAACCAACAAGATTCACTGGCCGAAGTGGCTCAATTTGCAAAAACACTGCGGATTGAGTTTCCCCTGCTCAAGGATCCGGGCAACGTCATTGCCGATCAATTCCAAGCCACCCGCACTCCCGAAATCGTGGTGCTCGATGGCAAACATGTGGTCCGCTACCACGGTCGCATCGACGATCAATTCACCTACGGCAAGCAACGCCCCAAGGCTGAACACGACTACCTGGGGGATGCCATCACCGCGATTCTTGCGGGCCAAGAACCAAAAATCAAAACAGCCGACCCAGTGGGCTGCCTTATCGGCCGCAAACTGAAAGCCGATGAGTCCGCGCCGGTCACTTACACCGGTCACGTCGCCAAGATTTTGAACAAAAATTGCGTTCACTGTCATCGCCCAGGCGAGATCGGCCCATTCTCGATGACCAGCTACGAAGAAACCGTGGGCTGGGCGGAAATGATTGCCGAAGTTGTTGAGGATGGGCGCATGCCGCCGTGGCACGCCAATCCCGCGCACGGCAAGTTCCGCAACGATACGCGACTCTCGGCCGAGGACAAGCAAACGATCGAAGATTGGGTTTCGTACGGTGCGCCACAGGGCGATCCTAAACTGCTTCCAGCCGCTCCCAAGTTTGTCGAAGGCTGGCAAATCGGCGAGCCCGACCTGGTCATTCACATGGCCGATAAACCGTTCAACGTGCCGGCCACCGGTGAAGTGCGCTACCAGTACTTCGTTGTGGATCCGGGCTTCACCGAAGACAAATGGGTGAAGGCCGCGGAGTGCCGGCCAGGCAATCGCGCGGTCGTGCATCACATCATTCTCGGGCTGCAGCAAGGAAATGGTCGCGGCCGACAGGTGGGCGATGTCCATTCCGAATGGCTCACGGCCACTGCGCCCGGTGCGCGGCCACTCGTGCTGACCGATGGTCATGCCAAGCTCATTCCAGCGGGTTCGCGCTTGGTGTTTCAAATGCACTACACGCCCAATGGCACTCCGCAAACCGATCGGAGCAGCTTGGGGCTGATCTTCATCGATCCGTCCGAGGTGAAGCACCAGGTGGGCACCGATCAGGCCACTAATCGCGGGCTCCGCATTCCGCCCGGTGATGCCAACTACCAAGTCGACGCGATTCACGCCTTCAGCCGCGATACCAACCTGCTCGCCTTTTTTCCGCACATGCACCTGCGGGGCAAAGCGTTCCGCTATACGGCCGTCTATCCCGATGGCAAAGAAGAGATTCTGCTCGATATTCCCCGTTATGACTTCGCCTGGCAAAACGCTTACGAACTTGCCGAGCCCAAGTTGATGCCACAAGGCTCTCGCTTGCGCTGTGAAGCCACCTTCGATAACTCGACCGAGAATCTGGCCAATCCCGATCCGAAGTCGACGGTGCGCTGGGGAGATCAGACCTGGGAAGAAATGATGATCGGCTATTTCGACGCTACTCCAGCTGAAGTGAAGCCAATCAAGATCAGCATCTCGCGATTGAAAGAGTTCGAAGCACTCGCCGCGAAACAACAGGCCAAGTTAACGCCCGAACTGCGAACGCTGGCCAAAGATGCTCTTACCTCGGATGCCAAGTTGGCCGCGTTTGGCCTAGAATTGCGCAAGGTTGTGCCCCAACTCGATCGGATTTGCTGGACGACCGTCGAAGGGGACAAGCTGAACATTGCTTGTGTTGCGCAAGAAGAGGGAATTCGCAAGATCGTCGGCGGTTCGGGGCGCAAGCTGCCCGCCTCTTTCACTACCGTGGCCACCTATGCCGACAAGACAGATCCCATCGTTCACGAGAAACTGGCCGCTGCGAAAGGTGTCGACTTGCAGTTTATGGCTCGCACGTTCGGCTCCAGCGTCCACTTTCCCCGCAAGTCGGACGACGCCACCGGCTCCCTCAATTTCTGGAGCACCGAGTCGGCAGCCTTTCCGCCTGCTGCCGTTGAAGTATTGAAAGAAGCTGCCGACCTGCTGAAGAAGTAA